One Gloeothece verrucosa PCC 7822 DNA window includes the following coding sequences:
- a CDS encoding BamA/TamA family outer membrane protein, protein MLEQSLNVNQRIEINDCLFGCVDVLKDNPNLRLSPLLLSLMITVPILLSPKIAQAETADSFSVVEEMPSSEPTDPSPPSAFSGDLNTQASSVDANAELVPLEETDSIDLTVAPVSPQQSSVADVDQNHLVSPVAAETNSPQPPATLPPSTPNQPSPSPATPPVDTQPPQQSTPPGMGQPTTPNTTETPPAAEPRVLVAEVVISGGNTELENLIYNTIRTRPGRATTRSQLQEDVNAIYATGYFANVRVVPEDTPLGVRVTFAVTPNPILKDVAIDTVPATPGARVLPPEAIKEIFQDQYGKILNLRSLQEGIQKINEWYSSRGYDLAQVIGSPKVGDDGVVTLVIAEGVIENIQVRYRTKQDEPKKGKTRPYIITREMRLKPGQVFNRNTAQQDLQRIYGLGLFEDVKFGFEPGQNPQEVVVNVDVVEGNTGSLAAGAGISSSSGLFGTVSYQQQNLWGKNQNIGGEIQVGERELLFDVNFTDPWIAGDPFRTSYTANLFRRQSISLVYDGNDSTIRTADGNDSPRVVRTGSGVTFVRPLAKDVFSKPDWTLSAGVLYQNVRIENADGDLSPRSAARFGSQKLAYNASGVDDLFSLTFSASQDFRNNPLQPTSGYVARIAAEQTIPTSNEGITFNRWRGSYSYYLPIKLLRFDFMNNGPQALAFNVQAGTIFGDLPPYEAFVLGGSNSVRGYAEGEVGSGRSYFQATAEYRFPIFAVVGGALFLDYGTTLGSQGAVPGKPGEVRDLPGSGFAYGVGVRIQSPVGPIRVDYGFNDQGDSRLNFGIGERF, encoded by the coding sequence TTGCTGGAACAATCTCTTAATGTCAATCAACGGATAGAAATTAATGATTGCTTATTTGGGTGTGTGGACGTGCTAAAAGATAATCCTAATTTACGCTTATCCCCTTTGTTGCTGTCGCTGATGATAACGGTACCTATCCTGTTATCACCAAAAATAGCTCAGGCAGAAACCGCCGACTCCTTCTCCGTTGTCGAGGAGATGCCGTCTTCTGAACCAACAGATCCATCACCTCCCTCGGCTTTTAGCGGCGATCTCAACACCCAAGCCTCTTCTGTTGACGCGAACGCTGAACTTGTGCCTCTTGAGGAGACTGACTCTATAGACCTGACGGTAGCCCCTGTCTCCCCACAGCAATCATCTGTCGCGGATGTCGATCAAAATCACCTCGTTTCACCGGTTGCCGCAGAAACCAACAGTCCACAACCTCCCGCAACCCTGCCACCTTCAACACCCAATCAGCCTTCACCCTCTCCAGCAACCCCGCCTGTCGACACTCAACCGCCTCAACAGTCCACGCCTCCAGGGATGGGTCAACCGACTACGCCTAATACCACTGAAACTCCACCCGCCGCAGAACCGAGGGTTTTAGTAGCCGAAGTGGTTATTAGTGGTGGCAATACAGAACTAGAAAACTTAATTTACAATACCATTCGCACCCGGCCAGGGCGAGCCACAACCCGCAGTCAACTGCAAGAAGATGTCAATGCTATTTATGCGACAGGCTACTTTGCTAATGTGAGAGTGGTGCCGGAAGATACTCCCTTGGGTGTTCGCGTGACTTTCGCGGTAACTCCCAATCCCATCTTAAAAGACGTGGCCATTGATACCGTACCCGCTACCCCCGGCGCGAGAGTGTTGCCGCCAGAAGCCATTAAAGAAATTTTTCAGGATCAATACGGCAAAATCCTCAACTTACGCTCCTTGCAGGAAGGAATTCAAAAAATTAATGAGTGGTATAGCAGCCGGGGATATGATTTAGCTCAAGTCATTGGCTCCCCTAAAGTCGGTGATGATGGCGTGGTGACTCTAGTCATTGCTGAGGGAGTCATAGAAAATATTCAGGTTCGCTATAGGACGAAACAAGATGAACCCAAAAAAGGCAAAACTCGGCCTTATATTATTACCCGTGAAATGCGGCTCAAACCGGGTCAGGTTTTTAACCGTAACACCGCTCAACAAGACCTACAGCGAATTTATGGCTTAGGATTGTTTGAAGATGTTAAATTTGGCTTTGAACCCGGTCAAAACCCTCAAGAAGTGGTCGTTAATGTAGATGTGGTAGAAGGCAATACAGGCTCACTGGCGGCAGGGGCAGGGATTAGTTCTAGTAGTGGTTTATTTGGAACCGTCAGTTATCAGCAGCAAAATCTCTGGGGCAAAAACCAAAATATCGGTGGAGAAATTCAAGTCGGGGAAAGAGAATTACTGTTTGATGTCAATTTTACCGATCCCTGGATTGCGGGTGACCCTTTCCGCACTTCTTACACGGCTAACCTTTTTCGTCGTCAGTCGATTTCTTTGGTTTATGACGGGAATGATTCTACCATTAGAACGGCTGATGGAAATGATTCTCCTCGGGTAGTGCGAACGGGTAGCGGCGTGACTTTTGTCCGTCCTCTGGCTAAAGATGTGTTCTCCAAACCGGATTGGACCTTGTCGGCGGGGGTACTTTATCAGAACGTTAGAATTGAAAATGCCGATGGAGATTTGTCCCCAAGGTCGGCGGCTCGATTTGGTTCTCAAAAATTGGCTTACAATGCAAGTGGTGTAGATGACCTTTTTAGTTTAACGTTTTCGGCTTCTCAAGATTTTCGCAATAACCCCCTACAACCTACCAGTGGTTATGTGGCTCGTATCGCTGCTGAACAGACGATTCCCACCAGTAATGAAGGGATTACTTTTAATCGTTGGCGAGGCAGTTATAGCTATTATCTCCCGATTAAATTGCTGAGATTTGACTTTATGAATAATGGACCCCAAGCTTTAGCCTTTAACGTGCAGGCGGGAACGATTTTTGGAGATTTACCCCCTTATGAGGCTTTTGTTTTGGGAGGGAGTAACTCGGTTAGAGGTTATGCAGAAGGCGAAGTGGGGAGTGGACGTAGCTATTTTCAGGCAACCGCCGAGTATCGTTTCCCGATTTTTGCTGTGGTGGGTGGGGCTTTATTTCTTGATTATGGGACAACCTTGGGTTCTCAAGGGGCTGTTCCGGGCAAACCGGGTGAGGTTCGAGATTTACCCGGTAGCGGCTTCGCCTATGGCGTGGGTGTACGTATTCAGTCTCCTGTGGGCCCGATTCGGGTAGACTACGGTTTTAATGATCAAGGAGATTCTCGCCTCAATTTTGGTATTGGGGAAAGATTTTAA
- the purC gene encoding phosphoribosylaminoimidazolesuccinocarboxamide synthase — protein MNKLYEGKAKILYSTDEPEIFLAHFKDDATAFNALKRGQIQGKGEINCTISSALFRWLESKGILTHFIEQSTSNEMRVKAVKILPLEVVVRNIAAGSLCRETGLAEGKILPFPLVEFYLKNDELQDPLLTKDRILILEIVTPEQLEEMKNLALKINEHLTQFFADCGITLVDFKLEFGVDSQNKILLADEISPDTCRLWDSSETDPLARVMDKDRFRRDLGKIEEAYQQVQQRVLSQLSQLKS, from the coding sequence ATGAACAAACTCTACGAAGGAAAAGCCAAAATTCTTTACAGTACCGATGAACCAGAAATTTTTCTGGCACATTTTAAAGACGATGCCACAGCCTTTAATGCTCTAAAACGCGGTCAAATACAGGGTAAAGGAGAAATCAACTGTACTATATCCTCAGCGTTATTTCGTTGGTTAGAGTCCAAAGGTATTTTGACCCACTTTATTGAGCAAAGCACATCCAATGAAATGCGGGTAAAAGCGGTTAAAATTTTGCCTTTAGAGGTGGTAGTGAGGAATATTGCCGCCGGTAGCCTTTGCCGGGAAACTGGACTCGCTGAAGGAAAAATTTTACCCTTTCCCCTAGTGGAATTTTATTTAAAAAATGATGAGTTACAAGACCCCTTATTGACTAAGGACCGCATTTTAATTTTAGAAATCGTGACCCCAGAACAGCTAGAAGAAATGAAAAATTTAGCGCTAAAGATTAACGAACATTTAACCCAGTTTTTTGCGGACTGTGGTATAACGCTAGTGGATTTTAAGCTCGAATTTGGTGTAGACTCCCAAAACAAAATTCTTTTAGCCGATGAAATTAGTCCCGATACCTGTCGTCTATGGGACAGTTCAGAAACTGACCCCCTTGCAAGAGTCATGGATAAAGATCGTTTTCGAAGAGATTTAGGCAAGATTGAAGAAGCTTATCAACAGGTTCAGCAAAGAGTTTTAAGCCAACTTTCGCAATTGAAATCTTAG
- a CDS encoding DUF7219 family protein, with product MENNQSKEEFLYPHSSYRGQVKPENLVFNSNLQEFAQRVSYVCNLETNGKITPVEAYKQIKALWKSLRLSKQQLRIGEDPFAQDMDDDDDS from the coding sequence ATGGAAAATAACCAGAGCAAAGAAGAGTTTTTATATCCCCATAGTTCTTACCGGGGACAAGTTAAACCGGAAAATCTAGTATTTAATTCTAATTTACAAGAGTTTGCCCAACGGGTGAGCTATGTTTGTAATTTAGAAACTAATGGAAAAATTACTCCTGTGGAAGCTTACAAACAAATAAAAGCTCTGTGGAAAAGTCTTAGACTGAGTAAACAACAGTTAAGAATAGGAGAAGATCCTTTTGCCCAAGATATGGATGATGATGATGACAGTTGA